A part of Oceaniferula flava genomic DNA contains:
- the deoD gene encoding purine-nucleoside phosphorylase has protein sequence MTPHIEAKAGEFAPTCLLPGDPLRAEYIAETFLTDVKKINSVRNMFAFTGKYQGTPVSVMGSGMGIPSISIYAKELITEYGVKNLIRVGSCGAVSKEVKVRDVLIGLGACTDSAVNRQRFQGHDYAAIASWPLLKALNDAADAIELPVTNGNMFSADLFYTPNPSMFDTMEKMNILGVEMEAAGLYGIATEYGANAAAICTVSDHIRTGEATTSAERQSSFEEMMKIALEATKLITPGACVA, from the coding sequence ATGACTCCACACATCGAAGCCAAAGCTGGCGAATTTGCACCTACCTGTCTCCTCCCCGGCGATCCACTCCGCGCCGAATACATTGCCGAGACATTTCTCACGGACGTCAAAAAAATCAACAGCGTGCGCAACATGTTCGCCTTCACCGGCAAGTATCAGGGCACCCCGGTCTCGGTCATGGGCAGCGGTATGGGAATCCCTTCCATCTCGATTTACGCCAAGGAACTGATCACCGAGTATGGCGTGAAAAACCTGATCCGCGTGGGCAGCTGTGGAGCTGTTAGTAAAGAGGTAAAAGTCCGCGATGTGCTGATCGGCCTCGGCGCCTGCACGGACTCCGCGGTGAACCGACAGCGCTTCCAAGGTCACGACTACGCCGCCATTGCCAGCTGGCCCTTGCTCAAGGCACTGAACGATGCCGCCGATGCCATAGAGCTGCCGGTCACGAACGGGAATATGTTTTCCGCCGATCTGTTCTACACGCCGAACCCATCGATGTTCGATACCATGGAGAAGATGAACATCCTCGGCGTGGAAATGGAAGCGGCGGGGCTGTATGGGATCGCGACCGAATATGGTGCCAATGCGGCGGCGATTTGCACGGTGTCCGATCATATCCGCACTGGCGAGGCGACGACTTCGGCGGAGCGGCAGTCGAGTTTTGAAGAGATGATGAAAATTGCACTGGAGGCGACGAAGCTGATTACTCCTGGGGCTTGTGTGGCTTGA